From the genome of Pseudomonas yamanorum, one region includes:
- a CDS encoding VOC family protein yields the protein MCKKVTTISLALTLLGAQMMGSALAATPNVAVAPQYDTSHVYVAPADVDRFAQSFLATFGGKSTPQVVVNVLPVPSSTTSQLLQTPAGTVSLFGFTTPVPHPFGQERNGYLVKDMDVALKAARENGAAVIVSDFPDPIGRDAVIQWPGGVNMQLYWHTKAPDYAAFQTVPENRVYVSNDRADTFIKSFVGFSHGKVLADDKHAPAVDIGQASGSYRRVDIESPFGRMAVLVTNGQLPYPFGHETTGYQVADLTDTLGKATGSGAKVLVPAFDTKGRRSALVEFPGGYVAEIHQLSGAK from the coding sequence ATGTGCAAGAAAGTGACGACGATATCCCTGGCCTTGACGCTGTTGGGCGCGCAGATGATGGGCAGCGCGTTGGCGGCAACACCGAATGTGGCCGTGGCGCCGCAATACGACACCAGTCACGTCTATGTCGCCCCGGCTGACGTGGACCGCTTTGCCCAGAGTTTCCTCGCCACATTCGGCGGAAAAAGCACGCCCCAGGTGGTGGTGAATGTACTGCCGGTGCCCAGCAGCACCACCTCGCAACTCCTGCAGACACCGGCGGGCACGGTGTCGCTGTTCGGCTTCACCACACCTGTCCCGCACCCGTTCGGCCAGGAGCGCAACGGCTACCTGGTCAAGGACATGGACGTTGCACTCAAGGCTGCCCGGGAAAACGGCGCGGCGGTGATTGTCAGTGATTTTCCCGACCCCATCGGCCGTGATGCGGTAATCCAGTGGCCAGGCGGCGTGAATATGCAGCTCTACTGGCACACCAAGGCCCCGGATTACGCGGCGTTCCAGACCGTTCCGGAGAACCGTGTGTATGTCTCCAACGACCGCGCCGACACGTTCATCAAGTCTTTCGTCGGGTTTTCCCACGGCAAGGTCCTGGCCGATGACAAGCATGCCCCGGCGGTGGATATCGGCCAGGCCAGCGGCAGCTATCGCCGCGTTGACATCGAGTCGCCGTTCGGACGCATGGCGGTGCTGGTCACCAACGGCCAACTGCCCTACCCCTTCGGCCATGAAACCACCGGCTACCAAGTGGCCGACCTGACCGACACGCTGGGCAAAGCCACTGGTTCCGGCGCCAAGGTGCTGGTGCCTGCGTTTGACACTAAGGGCCGGCGCAGCGCGCTGGTGGAATTCCCGGGCGGTTACGTCGCGGAGATTCACCAGCTCAGCGGCGCAAAATGA
- a CDS encoding NAD(P)-dependent alcohol dehydrogenase, with translation MAKTYSYAARDSKDSLKPFTFERRAPGADDVQIDILYCGVCHSDLHTVRDEWHNTLYPSVPGHEIVGRVTAVGANVSKFKVGDLAGVGCMVDSCQHCESCAEGEEQYCENGFTGTYNGPVFGGENTFGGYSDNIVVKEKFVLRISHDESNLAAVAPLLCAGITTYSPLHHWKVGPGKRVGVVGLGGLGHMAVKIAHAMGAYVVLFTTSPNKREDGLRLGADEVVVSKNPDEMAKVANSLDFILNTVAASHNLDAFLNLLKRDGTMTLVGAPDSPHPSPTVFNLIFKRRSLAGSLIGGIQETQDMLDFCARHGIVSDVEMIDIQSINEAYERMLKGDVKYRFVIDIESLKKEKHAA, from the coding sequence ATGGCCAAGACTTACAGCTACGCCGCTCGTGACTCCAAGGACTCACTCAAACCCTTCACATTCGAACGTCGCGCCCCCGGGGCCGACGACGTGCAAATCGACATCCTCTACTGCGGCGTCTGCCACTCGGACCTGCACACCGTGCGCGACGAATGGCACAACACCTTGTACCCATCGGTGCCGGGCCATGAAATCGTTGGCCGAGTGACCGCCGTGGGCGCCAATGTCAGCAAGTTCAAGGTGGGCGATTTGGCCGGCGTCGGCTGCATGGTCGACAGTTGCCAACACTGCGAATCCTGCGCCGAGGGCGAAGAGCAGTACTGTGAAAACGGCTTCACCGGCACTTACAACGGCCCGGTGTTTGGCGGCGAAAACACCTTCGGCGGCTACTCGGACAATATCGTGGTCAAGGAGAAGTTCGTCCTGCGCATCTCCCACGACGAGAGCAACCTGGCGGCGGTCGCGCCGCTGCTGTGTGCAGGCATTACCACCTACTCACCGCTGCACCACTGGAAGGTCGGGCCGGGCAAGCGCGTCGGCGTCGTCGGCCTGGGTGGCCTGGGGCATATGGCGGTGAAAATCGCCCACGCCATGGGCGCCTACGTGGTGCTGTTCACCACCTCGCCGAACAAGCGCGAAGACGGCCTGCGCCTGGGAGCCGACGAAGTAGTGGTGTCGAAGAACCCGGATGAAATGGCCAAGGTTGCCAACTCCCTGGACTTCATCCTCAACACCGTGGCCGCGTCCCACAACCTCGATGCCTTCCTCAACCTGCTCAAGCGCGACGGCACCATGACCCTGGTAGGCGCGCCGGACAGCCCACACCCGTCACCGACTGTGTTCAACCTGATCTTCAAGCGCCGCAGCCTGGCCGGATCGTTGATCGGCGGCATCCAGGAAACCCAGGACATGCTGGATTTCTGCGCCAGGCACGGGATCGTCTCGGACGTTGAGATGATCGACATCCAGAGCATCAATGAAGCCTACGAGCGCATGCTCAAGGGCGATGTGAAGTATCGGTTTGTGATCGACATCGAGAGTTTGAAGAAAGAAAAACACGCGGCCTGA
- the mntP gene encoding manganese efflux pump MntP: MNPISLILLALAMSTDAFAAAIGKGSSLHKPRLTEALRAGLIFGVIEAITPIIGWAIGQAATRWVEQWDHWIAFTLLVALGLHMIYNGLKADDPEEEKPSQHSFMILAVTAFATSIDALAVGVGLAFVDVNILVAAAAIGLATMTMVTIGMMLGRVLGTVVGKRAEMVGGVVLMLVGATILYEHLSV; encoded by the coding sequence GTGAACCCCATTTCCCTCATCCTTCTCGCCCTTGCCATGTCCACGGACGCCTTTGCGGCGGCCATCGGCAAAGGTTCCAGCCTGCACAAACCCCGTTTGACCGAAGCCCTGCGGGCCGGTCTGATCTTTGGTGTGATTGAAGCCATCACGCCGATCATCGGCTGGGCTATCGGCCAGGCCGCCACCCGCTGGGTGGAACAGTGGGACCACTGGATCGCCTTTACCCTGCTGGTAGCCTTGGGTCTGCACATGATCTACAACGGCTTGAAGGCCGATGATCCAGAAGAAGAGAAACCGAGCCAGCACTCGTTCATGATTCTTGCCGTGACGGCGTTTGCCACCAGCATTGATGCCCTGGCGGTCGGTGTGGGCCTGGCGTTTGTTGACGTGAATATTCTGGTGGCCGCTGCGGCGATCGGCTTGGCGACCATGACCATGGTGACCATCGGCATGATGCTCGGCCGGGTGTTGGGGACTGTGGTGGGCAAGCGCGCCGAGATGGTCGGCGGCGTGGTGCTGATGCTGGTGGGTGCGACGATTTTGTATGAGCACCTGTCGGTCTGA
- the scpB gene encoding methylmalonyl-CoA decarboxylase yields the protein MTVNVSLTLLDKRIARLVFSNPSQRNALSAQLLNGLDESLVALAAQGVGVVILGAEVGHSVWSAGHDIGEVAHDRDPVAYGKPLEQVLRRIRAYPGVVIAAISGSAWGGAVDLAMSCDMVVADHSASFAMTPANIGLPYTTSGLLRFFNNLPIHVLKEMFFCAQKLDAERAERFGVINRLVATDALEATALEIARGIAAKAPLAIQAVKEQLRILEDLQPMPVQAMEQIAELRRQACESADFGEGLAAFAERRPPVFEGR from the coding sequence ATGACCGTCAACGTTTCCCTCACACTGCTCGACAAGCGTATCGCCCGCCTGGTGTTCAGCAACCCCAGCCAGCGCAATGCCCTCAGCGCGCAACTGCTCAACGGTCTCGACGAAAGCCTGGTCGCCCTCGCCGCCCAGGGCGTCGGCGTGGTGATCCTCGGCGCTGAGGTTGGCCATTCGGTGTGGAGCGCCGGCCACGACATCGGCGAAGTGGCGCACGACCGCGACCCGGTGGCCTACGGCAAGCCGCTGGAGCAAGTGCTGCGGCGCATCCGCGCCTACCCCGGTGTGGTGATCGCGGCGATCTCGGGCTCAGCCTGGGGCGGCGCCGTAGACCTGGCCATGAGCTGCGATATGGTGGTCGCCGACCACAGCGCCAGCTTCGCCATGACCCCGGCCAATATCGGCCTGCCCTACACCACCAGCGGCCTGCTGCGGTTCTTCAACAACCTGCCGATTCACGTGCTCAAGGAAATGTTCTTCTGCGCCCAGAAGCTCGACGCCGAACGCGCCGAACGCTTCGGCGTGATCAACCGCTTGGTGGCCACCGACGCCCTGGAAGCCACCGCCCTGGAGATCGCCCGGGGCATCGCCGCCAAGGCACCGTTGGCAATCCAGGCAGTGAAGGAGCAACTGCGTATCCTCGAAGACCTGCAACCGATGCCGGTACAGGCCATGGAGCAGATCGCCGAACTGCGACGCCAGGCCTGCGAGAGTGCCGACTTCGGCGAAGGGTTGGCGGCGTTTGCCGAACGGCGACCGCCGGTGTTTGAGGGGCGCTGA
- a CDS encoding CaiB/BaiF CoA transferase family protein has protein sequence MQALQGIKIIDLSRALSGPFCTMVLADLGADVIKVEPGPAGDMSRTWGPFDRGTSTYYLSCNRNKRGLCVDFRNPKGLDTIQQLIDDADVVIENFKPGTLESMGLGYEVLSTRNPRLILGSINAFGSDGPMSSWPGFDQIAQGYSGLMSLTGFNEGDPTRTGTAIGDLTSGMWLVSAVLAALLERERTGRGQHVNTSLLASLVGLLSVHGQRYLSLGDVPRRTGNAHAVIAPYGVFQTLDGPLNLAPITSAMWGRLCVLLDLPELPDDPRFAGNEARVERRDELKAILETRLKTRGKRDWTERFIAAGLPAGPINTLDEVFADPQVLHSQLTRTLNHPNLGALRQVVTPIFSDAAPTELQRPPPLLGEHSVEILQQAGFDPASIQALLNSHVILQATHPEHATGVAP, from the coding sequence ATGCAAGCGTTGCAAGGCATCAAGATCATCGACCTCAGTCGCGCCCTCTCGGGACCGTTCTGCACCATGGTGCTGGCGGATTTGGGCGCCGACGTGATCAAGGTAGAGCCCGGGCCGGCCGGCGACATGAGCCGGACCTGGGGCCCGTTCGACCGAGGTACCAGCACCTACTACCTCTCGTGCAACCGCAACAAGCGCGGCCTGTGCGTGGACTTTCGCAACCCCAAGGGCCTGGACACGATCCAGCAGTTGATCGACGACGCCGACGTGGTTATCGAGAACTTCAAGCCCGGCACCCTGGAGAGCATGGGCCTGGGTTATGAGGTGCTCAGCACGCGAAATCCACGATTGATCCTGGGCAGCATCAATGCGTTTGGCAGCGACGGGCCGATGAGCAGTTGGCCGGGGTTCGACCAGATTGCCCAAGGCTATTCCGGGCTGATGAGCCTGACGGGTTTCAACGAGGGCGATCCGACCCGTACCGGCACCGCCATCGGTGACCTGACTTCGGGCATGTGGCTGGTGAGTGCGGTGCTGGCGGCACTGCTGGAACGCGAGCGCACCGGGCGCGGCCAGCACGTCAACACGTCGCTGCTGGCCAGCCTGGTGGGCCTGCTGAGTGTGCACGGCCAGCGTTACCTGAGCCTGGGCGATGTGCCTCGGCGCACCGGTAATGCCCATGCGGTGATTGCACCCTACGGCGTGTTCCAGACCCTGGATGGCCCGTTGAACCTGGCGCCGATCACCTCGGCGATGTGGGGCCGGTTGTGCGTGTTGCTGGACCTGCCCGAGCTGCCGGACGACCCGCGCTTCGCCGGCAACGAAGCCCGGGTGGAACGCCGGGATGAGTTGAAAGCGATCCTGGAAACCCGCCTGAAAACCCGCGGCAAACGTGACTGGACCGAACGCTTTATTGCCGCCGGATTGCCTGCCGGCCCGATCAACACCCTCGACGAAGTGTTCGCCGACCCGCAGGTGCTGCACAGCCAGTTGACCCGCACCCTGAACCATCCCAACCTGGGTGCGTTGCGCCAGGTCGTCACGCCGATCTTCAGCGACGCCGCGCCGACCGAGCTGCAACGACCCCCGCCGCTGCTTGGGGAGCACAGTGTCGAAATCCTCCAGCAAGCCGGTTTCGACCCGGCCTCGATCCAGGCCTTGCTCAACTCCCATGTCATCTTGCAAGCCACGCACCCCGAACACGCCACAGGAGTCGCACCATGA
- a CDS encoding MFS transporter → MSKALTASATRVKPHKTPLSREQIRGFWAVYLGWVLDGVDSVIFALVLIPALTELLPNSGLAPTAANIAMYGSIMFGLFLVGWGLSFIWGPLADRFGRVKVLAASILVYSIFTGAAAFSDNIWQLAIFRLIAGIGVGGEWALAGTYVAESWPEDRRKMGAGYLQTGYYLGFFIAALLNYTVGATYGWRVMFLCGLFPAVVAIYTALKVKEPQAVRSTPKAGASAPWWEIFAPAFHRRTLTSSALVGVAIVGLWAGSVYEATAVVTLATRAGIDHVGAVHLASIGAAVLSLSTILGCLVAPWLAEQLGRRMALGIYFSGMAASIIFAFGWVFYLDDGLHLFMVSLVFLGFFGGNFAIFSLWLPEQYPTRIRATAFAFNASVGRFIGAGVNFLLAAAIHWYGSIGAPIAWTAATFVLGVLILPFAVETHHQTLPQ, encoded by the coding sequence ATGTCCAAAGCGTTAACCGCATCGGCAACGAGGGTAAAACCCCACAAAACACCGCTGTCCCGCGAGCAGATTCGTGGCTTCTGGGCGGTGTACCTGGGCTGGGTCCTGGATGGTGTGGATTCGGTGATCTTCGCCCTGGTGCTGATTCCCGCCCTGACCGAGTTGCTGCCCAATTCCGGGCTCGCCCCCACGGCGGCGAACATCGCCATGTATGGCTCGATCATGTTCGGCCTGTTCCTGGTGGGCTGGGGCCTGTCGTTTATCTGGGGCCCGCTGGCCGACCGCTTCGGACGGGTCAAGGTGCTGGCCGCGAGCATCCTGGTGTACTCGATTTTTACCGGTGCGGCGGCCTTCTCCGACAACATCTGGCAACTGGCGATTTTCCGCTTGATCGCCGGGATTGGAGTCGGCGGTGAGTGGGCGCTGGCAGGCACTTACGTGGCCGAGAGCTGGCCCGAGGACCGGCGCAAGATGGGCGCCGGGTATCTGCAAACCGGTTACTACCTGGGCTTTTTCATCGCCGCGCTGCTCAATTACACCGTCGGCGCCACTTACGGCTGGCGCGTGATGTTCTTGTGCGGGCTGTTTCCGGCGGTCGTGGCGATCTACACCGCGCTGAAGGTCAAGGAGCCGCAAGCCGTGCGCAGCACACCCAAGGCAGGTGCATCTGCGCCCTGGTGGGAAATTTTCGCCCCGGCCTTTCACCGTCGCACCTTGACCAGCTCGGCCTTGGTCGGGGTGGCAATTGTCGGTCTATGGGCCGGTTCCGTGTATGAAGCCACCGCCGTGGTCACCCTGGCGACCCGCGCCGGTATCGACCACGTGGGCGCCGTGCACCTGGCGTCGATTGGCGCGGCGGTGCTGTCCCTGAGCACCATTCTCGGTTGCCTGGTGGCGCCCTGGTTGGCCGAACAACTCGGTCGGCGAATGGCCCTGGGGATTTATTTCAGCGGCATGGCGGCGTCGATCATCTTTGCTTTTGGCTGGGTGTTTTACCTGGACGATGGCCTGCACCTGTTCATGGTGTCGCTGGTCTTCCTCGGCTTTTTCGGCGGCAATTTCGCGATCTTTTCCCTGTGGTTGCCGGAACAATATCCCACCCGGATCCGCGCCACCGCATTTGCCTTCAACGCGTCGGTGGGGCGTTTCATCGGCGCCGGCGTCAACTTCCTGCTGGCCGCCGCCATTCATTGGTATGGCTCCATCGGCGCGCCGATTGCCTGGACCGCCGCAACCTTTGTACTGGGCGTGCTGATCCTGCCGTTTGCCGTCGAAACCCATCATCAGACATTGCCGCAATAA
- a CDS encoding LysR substrate-binding domain-containing protein — MDLRQLRYFVKVVECANITRASEALHIAQPAISQQMRNLERDMDMQLLERSVQGVVPTAAGQTLYRHAIELLRQADGTRELLRQDAEYPQGKVSVGMPSSTARMLAIPLARTIRSRYPGIKLELIDAPSADLGGLITVGRVAMAVIVDGVPTRSVASRRLLTETLYLVAWPEFALADMPVSIEALANMPLVLPCAPNTIRSRVEAAMQEAGLPFEVEFEANSTNLLFSAVQARLGVTILPWAAAHVELEQQQLKLARIDHRLFTRELSLCWPDTAVQSNAVQKVRETILELFEEFERQPVWAAG, encoded by the coding sequence ATGGACCTGCGCCAGTTGCGCTACTTCGTCAAAGTGGTCGAGTGCGCCAACATCACCCGCGCCAGCGAGGCGCTGCACATTGCCCAGCCCGCCATCAGCCAGCAGATGCGTAACCTGGAGCGGGACATGGACATGCAACTGCTCGAGCGCAGCGTGCAGGGCGTGGTGCCCACCGCCGCGGGCCAGACGTTGTACCGGCATGCCATCGAGTTGTTGCGCCAGGCCGACGGCACCCGCGAACTGCTGCGCCAGGACGCCGAATATCCCCAGGGCAAGGTCTCGGTCGGCATGCCATCGAGTACCGCACGGATGCTCGCGATTCCCCTGGCACGCACCATCCGCAGCCGCTATCCGGGGATCAAGCTGGAACTGATCGACGCTCCCAGCGCCGACCTGGGTGGGCTGATTACCGTGGGGCGGGTGGCGATGGCGGTGATTGTCGACGGGGTGCCGACCCGGAGCGTGGCGTCCCGACGCTTGCTCACCGAAACCCTGTACCTGGTGGCGTGGCCGGAGTTTGCCCTGGCGGACATGCCCGTCAGCATCGAGGCGCTGGCGAATATGCCGCTGGTGCTGCCGTGTGCGCCCAACACCATTCGCAGCCGCGTCGAGGCCGCCATGCAGGAAGCCGGGTTGCCGTTTGAGGTGGAGTTCGAAGCCAACTCCACCAACCTGTTGTTCTCGGCGGTGCAGGCGCGGTTGGGGGTGACGATTTTGCCGTGGGCGGCGGCCCATGTTGAGCTGGAGCAGCAGCAACTCAAGCTGGCGCGGATCGATCACCGGTTGTTCACCCGTGAACTGTCCCTGTGCTGGCCGGACACGGCGGTGCAGAGCAACGCGGTGCAGAAAGTCAGGGAGACGATCCTGGAGTTGTTCGAGGAGTTTGAACGCCAGCCGGTGTGGGCGGCGGGGTAA
- a CDS encoding LuxR C-terminal-related transcriptional regulator, with translation MSVFAHQLQDIERLAFRVSPAPQLITSHRVILDCNEAFLQLFGYPREALLNQLTLLIYPSQADYHAIGKRSHDWLLDSKNGSYSDERFMQHHSGEVFWARSHGYTLTPHDPFKLMVWHFERLNRTHQGTDDLTPREREIAMHIVNGLKSKEIAQRLGISHRTVEVHRARLMKKLQAKTIVELVSKIIRVG, from the coding sequence ATGAGCGTTTTCGCACACCAACTCCAAGACATCGAACGCCTGGCGTTCAGAGTGTCCCCGGCCCCACAGCTGATCACCAGCCACCGGGTGATACTCGATTGCAACGAAGCCTTCCTGCAGCTGTTCGGCTACCCGCGTGAAGCACTGCTCAACCAATTGACCCTGTTGATCTACCCCTCCCAGGCCGACTATCACGCCATCGGCAAGCGCAGCCATGACTGGTTGCTCGACAGCAAGAACGGCTCCTACTCCGATGAGCGCTTCATGCAGCACCACAGCGGCGAAGTGTTTTGGGCCAGGTCCCACGGCTACACTTTGACCCCGCACGACCCTTTCAAGCTGATGGTCTGGCACTTCGAGCGCCTCAACCGTACCCACCAGGGCACGGACGACCTGACGCCCCGGGAGCGGGAAATCGCCATGCACATCGTCAACGGGCTCAAGTCCAAGGAAATCGCCCAGCGCCTGGGCATCTCCCACCGCACCGTGGAGGTTCACCGGGCACGCCTGATGAAAAAGTTGCAGGCGAAGACCATTGTCGAGCTGGTATCGAAAATTATCCGGGTGGGCTGA
- a CDS encoding acetyl-CoA acetyltransferase: protein MPVDCVSIVAAGHSRFGRLEGSTLEDLIVQVTREALADAALDASEIDALFLGHFNAGMVPDGFAASLLLQADPGFRFTPASRCENACASGSAAIQAGVNAILSGSAELVLVVGAEKMTHNTTAQVTHALAGAGYQNDPAEAGLSFPQLFGMGARQYAERYHCPLSSMAAIATKNHSNAMANPLAQMHRVMDFEYCNNVSQGNPLVAPSLRLTDCSLISDGAAAIILASPQRARAFRRDVQIRAMTQVNDFLPIAQRDILAFEGPQRAIHSALRGANVTLADLSFAEVHDCFTIAELLIYEAMGLAPKGEGHRALDNGSVRAGGRLPVNLSGGLKAKGHPVGATGVSMHALAFRQLTGEAIGLAVPNPEFGLVFNMGGMAVANYASVLQARRY from the coding sequence ATGCCCGTTGATTGCGTTTCGATTGTTGCTGCTGGCCACTCACGGTTTGGCCGCCTGGAAGGCTCTACCCTGGAAGACTTGATCGTTCAGGTCACCCGCGAAGCCCTGGCGGATGCCGCCCTTGATGCGTCGGAAATCGACGCGTTGTTTCTCGGGCATTTCAACGCGGGGATGGTGCCCGACGGTTTCGCCGCCTCGTTGCTGCTGCAAGCCGACCCGGGATTTCGTTTCACGCCTGCCAGCCGTTGTGAAAATGCCTGCGCATCCGGTTCGGCAGCGATTCAGGCGGGGGTCAATGCCATCCTGTCCGGCAGCGCCGAACTGGTGCTGGTGGTGGGGGCCGAAAAGATGACCCACAACACCACCGCGCAGGTGACCCACGCGCTGGCCGGTGCCGGCTATCAGAATGACCCGGCCGAGGCGGGCCTGAGTTTCCCGCAACTGTTCGGCATGGGGGCCCGCCAATACGCCGAGCGCTACCATTGCCCGCTGTCATCCATGGCGGCCATCGCCACCAAGAACCACTCCAATGCCATGGCCAACCCCTTGGCGCAGATGCACCGGGTGATGGATTTCGAATACTGCAACAACGTCTCCCAGGGCAATCCGCTGGTGGCGCCGTCGTTGCGCCTGACGGACTGCTCGCTGATCAGCGACGGCGCCGCGGCCATTATCCTGGCCTCGCCCCAGCGGGCCCGGGCGTTTCGTCGTGATGTGCAGATCAGGGCAATGACCCAGGTGAACGACTTTCTGCCGATCGCCCAGCGCGACATCCTGGCGTTTGAGGGCCCGCAGCGGGCGATCCACTCGGCGTTGCGTGGGGCCAATGTAACCCTGGCAGACCTGAGTTTTGCCGAGGTGCATGACTGCTTTACCATCGCCGAGTTGCTGATCTACGAAGCCATGGGCCTTGCGCCCAAGGGCGAAGGGCATCGTGCCCTGGATAACGGCTCCGTGCGGGCGGGAGGGCGTTTGCCGGTGAACCTGTCCGGCGGGCTCAAGGCCAAGGGGCATCCGGTAGGCGCCACGGGCGTGTCGATGCATGCCCTGGCATTTCGGCAACTGACGGGGGAGGCAATCGGCCTGGCGGTGCCCAATCCCGAGTTCGGCCTGGTGTTCAACATGGGCGGCATGGCCGTGGCCAACTACGCCTCGGTGCTGCAAGCACGGCGGTACTGA
- a CDS encoding class I adenylate-forming enzyme family protein, with product MNIANWLHDTQRRDPQRPALFEGTRQVADYETFTARVRQRAAALVDQHGLVPGDHVALLMKNCCEYLELLYAIWWIGGVAVPINSKLHPAEAAWITDNAQARLIFTDGGQVFAHGALPEGCIEWDGRVLPTAFAGPALDQPCRRADQDLAWLFYTSGTTGRSKGVMLCHGNLIAMSLCYPTDVDPVSGDDAVVYAAPMSHGAGLYNFIHVRCGARHVVPESRGFDAGELFGLAAGLGNVSLFAAPTMVKRMVEQARREGYGGEGIKTIVYGGGPMYLADLQEAVDTFGPRLVQIYGQGETPMTISVLSRALIADRQRPDWATLAASVGQAQSCMEIRILDADHQPLPAGQRGEIAVRGATVMQGYWRNEAASRQALVDGWLLTGDIGFLDSAGYLTLTDRSKDVIITGGSNVYPREVEEVLAQHPDVFEVCVVGEPDAQWGESVVAFVVTRGAQTLDEKLLGAWFIERMASFKKPRKYVFRDELPKNSYGKILKTDLRAWLKQQSITAAH from the coding sequence ATGAATATTGCCAACTGGCTGCACGACACCCAACGCCGTGATCCGCAACGACCTGCGTTGTTCGAAGGGACTCGCCAGGTGGCGGACTACGAGACCTTTACGGCACGGGTGCGGCAACGCGCTGCCGCCTTGGTCGACCAGCACGGCCTGGTGCCCGGCGATCATGTGGCGCTGCTGATGAAGAATTGCTGCGAGTACCTGGAACTGCTCTACGCCATCTGGTGGATCGGCGGTGTAGCAGTGCCGATCAACAGCAAATTGCACCCGGCGGAAGCGGCCTGGATTACCGATAACGCCCAGGCGCGATTGATCTTTACCGACGGCGGCCAGGTGTTTGCGCACGGGGCTTTGCCTGAAGGCTGTATCGAGTGGGATGGGCGTGTCTTGCCGACCGCGTTCGCCGGCCCGGCGCTGGATCAGCCTTGCCGCCGCGCGGATCAGGACCTGGCGTGGCTGTTCTACACCTCCGGCACCACCGGGCGTTCCAAGGGGGTGATGCTGTGTCACGGCAATCTGATTGCCATGTCGCTGTGTTACCCCACGGATGTTGACCCGGTCAGCGGCGATGACGCGGTGGTGTACGCCGCGCCGATGTCCCATGGCGCCGGGCTCTACAACTTTATCCATGTGCGCTGCGGTGCACGGCACGTGGTCCCTGAGTCCCGTGGTTTCGACGCTGGCGAGTTGTTCGGGCTGGCTGCCGGACTGGGCAATGTCTCGCTGTTTGCCGCGCCCACCATGGTCAAGCGGATGGTGGAACAGGCGCGGCGCGAGGGCTATGGCGGGGAAGGGATCAAGACCATCGTCTACGGTGGTGGCCCGATGTACCTGGCGGACCTGCAAGAGGCCGTCGACACCTTCGGCCCGCGCCTGGTGCAGATCTACGGCCAGGGCGAAACCCCGATGACCATCAGCGTGCTGTCCCGCGCACTGATCGCCGACCGGCAGCGCCCGGACTGGGCGACCCTGGCGGCCTCCGTTGGCCAGGCGCAGTCCTGTATGGAAATCCGCATCCTGGACGCCGATCACCAGCCCCTGCCGGCGGGGCAGCGCGGTGAAATTGCCGTGCGTGGCGCGACCGTCATGCAGGGTTACTGGCGCAACGAAGCGGCCTCCCGCCAGGCCCTGGTGGATGGCTGGCTCTTGACCGGCGACATCGGTTTTCTCGATTCGGCCGGCTACCTGACCCTCACGGATCGCTCCAAGGACGTCATCATTACCGGTGGCAGCAACGTCTACCCCCGTGAAGTGGAAGAGGTTTTGGCCCAGCATCCCGATGTGTTTGAAGTGTGCGTGGTTGGCGAGCCCGATGCGCAGTGGGGCGAGTCGGTGGTTGCTTTTGTGGTGACCCGCGGCGCGCAAACCCTCGATGAAAAGCTACTGGGTGCCTGGTTTATCGAGCGCATGGCTTCGTTCAAAAAGCCCAGGAAATACGTGTTTCGCGACGAGCTTCCCAAGAACAGTTACGGCAAGATCCTCAAGACCGACTTGCGGGCGTGGCTGAAACAGCAGAGCATCACCGCCGCTCACTGA